A window of Bacillus toyonensis BCT-7112 genomic DNA:
TAATATTTGGAGGGTTAAACGGACTGAGTAAATTGAAGCCAAGTGAGGATAAAAAAAGATTTAGTGAACCGAGCATAATAAGCTATAATTTAACGGAATTACAGTTTAAAAGCATAATTAATGATAAGTTAAATTTAAAATATGATAAATTTGATTCTGCAGTATTAATGATTGAATTTAATACACCTAATGATGCAAAAGAAAATAATATGAGAATAATGGAAATTACTATTTCGGTAAATTATGAAGAAAAACAAGAGAATAAAATTATAAAGCGAAATCAAGAAATTTCGACATATTATCATGCTAGGGAAGAAAATAATCAAAATTCCAAAAAAGAATATATAGATTATGAAAAAGAGTATATAAATCAGCAATAATTTATATTAGGAGGAGTTTAATGTGGGGAGAGAAATGAAAAATGAAGAGGACTTTAAAATAGATAGCGATGTAGGTAAGCTGAGGTTAGCTGGTAGAGATATTTATCAATATAATGGGAAAGAGAAAATATATAGTAATTCAAATGAAAAGACAAATCAGAGGGAATTAGAGAAAAATTTTAATGCTGAGCTTATAGCTGATGATGATAACCATCCAACATCAGGGTTTGGAGCATATGCCTTACGAAGTAAAGATACGGATGAGATTTTCATAGTATACGTTGGAACTCAACCGAATCAGGTAGGCGATTTAGCAACCGATGGAGCAATTGGGCTACATAATTTAACTAATTCACCTATATTGGGGTCATTAGCGGAATTTCAGTATAGTCAAGCAGAAAAATTTTATGAAAAAGTCAAGGCGGAGAATAAAGGAAAGAAGATAACTTTACTAGGGCACTCCTTAGGTGGCGGAGCAGCGAATACAGTTGCATTAAGACATCAAGAAGATAATATAAACGTATTAGCTTTAAATCCTGCGCCTGTTCTAAATAAAGATGTGGTTAAGTACGGATACGGGACCAATATGAAAAATTGCCGCAGTCTTATAAATGAATATGATCCTTTGTATGGCGCCATTAAGGCCGCAGATTTTGTAATACCTGGACAGGTTTATAAAATGGAAAATGGGGAAGGGCATTCTTTTTTATATGATCCAAAATTTTATTCTAGGAATGGGAATGTAGCAATAGATAAATTGAAAAAGGTTAGCGAAACAGGATTTGATTGGAAATTTGGTTTTTTAGAAATATCAGAATCTGCTGGGGACCTATATAAAGGAATCACTGGAAAAAAAACATTAAGTACAACAGAAGAAGTTGTAGTGGATTTAGTGGTAA
This region includes:
- a CDS encoding lipase, with protein sequence MKNEEDFKIDSDVGKLRLAGRDIYQYNGKEKIYSNSNEKTNQRELEKNFNAELIADDDNHPTSGFGAYALRSKDTDEIFIVYVGTQPNQVGDLATDGAIGLHNLTNSPILGSLAEFQYSQAEKFYEKVKAENKGKKITLLGHSLGGGAANTVALRHQEDNINVLALNPAPVLNKDVVKYGYGTNMKNCRSLINEYDPLYGAIKAADFVIPGQVYKMENGEGHSFLYDPKFYSRNGNVAIDKLKKVSETGFDWKFGFLEISESAGDLYKGITGKKTLSTTEEVVVDLVVNGTPVSAILVAITVVGDTSALATKIASIGVETGKKALKFSKEVIQEVRNQVNAAVDWIENKLAKCKEKVLEVLESVFNAAVDFLVGCIILYLSRDEIIAIAKEVASSLVQDILDVFKGDFEIDTNIASIAGDYVRSHRQSLLNYFMNDGSRGLNRSLLVEISRDVNELSNDLKELSQDVTDAVISMIAKDEELASVSYY